In one Buteo buteo chromosome 10, bButBut1.hap1.1, whole genome shotgun sequence genomic region, the following are encoded:
- the APOBEC4 gene encoding putative C->U-editing enzyme APOBEC-4, with protein sequence MNLGEKTIFQEYLTNQGTVVKPYCWQRQNHICAKCPYHIRTGEEARMPYAEFCRVFAFPYRSTATFATLRNTHLLFYELRSFSGRVVQKGHATNCTDQDNHPESMLFEMGGYLDAVTDTHENIGCIMLYSNYSPCNEAYHCCISKIYNFLLKYPEVTLCIYFSQLYHTEDSFPPAVWNREALRSLSSLWPRVTLQRLPGAAQHYLLCNFVYGIPGSTLYHPAPPSRNLADEQNPHQINSLRGIKPYLRKAFLQVMQGKPAVQQSLKAFSSPSLASQQPFQAMKGSLLPPMSQRDLVLFPGIFLPFQREHLYPRPKNIVRHFKMPKE encoded by the coding sequence ATGAATCTGGGAGAGAAAACCATTTTCCAAGAATATCTGACAAATCAGGGGACTGTGGTAAAGCCCTATTGCTGGCAGAGACAGAACCACATCTGTGCTAAGTGTCCCTACCACATACGGACTGGTGAAGAAGCAAGGATGCCTTACGCAGAATTTTGCAGGGTCTTTGCTTTCCCATACAGATCAACAGCAACTTTCGCAACTCTCCGAAATACACACCTTCTCTTCTATGAACTGAGGAGTTTCTCGGGCAGAGTAGTCCAAAAAGGCCATGCTACAAACTGTACTGACCAAGACAACCATCCAGAATCTATGCTGTTTGAGATGGGTGGTTATCTGGATGCAGTTACAGATACCCATGAAAACATTGGATGCATCATGCTCTATTCAAATTACTCTCCTTGTAACGAGGCTTACCACTGCTGCATAAGTAAAATCTACAACTTCTTGCTGAAGTATCCAGAAGTCACGCTCTGCATCTATTTCTCTCAGCTTTATCACACTGAAGACAGTTTCCCCCCAGCTGTGTGGAACCGGGAAGCTTTGCGGAGCCTCTCCAGCCTGTGGCCTCGGGTGACTCTGCAGAGACTGCCTGGGGCGGCACAGCATTACCTCCTCTGTAATTTTGTGTACGGCATCCCAGGGTCAACCCTTTATCACCCAGCTCCACCATCAAGAAACCTAGCAGATGAACAAAATCCACATCAAATTAACAGCTTAAGAGGAATTAAACCATATTTGAGGAAAGCCTTTCTACAAGTGATGCAGGGAAAGCCTGCTGTGCAGCAGAGCTTAAAGGCCTTTTCATCTCCTAGCCTGGCCTCCCAACAGCCTTTCCAAGCGATGAAAGGCAGTCTGCTACCTCCAATGTCTCAAAGAGACT